The following coding sequences are from one Mycoplasma mycoides subsp. capri window:
- a CDS encoding P68 family surface lipoprotein yields the protein MKRKLLGLSAMALTMTTPFIAIACTTTKSDRVLFSLAQGSGWPLALSLKPLVNYYNTTFKDEKGFVPVKFKFADIRKDDTNAEEGHKIYGEFKLIKKVKEDMETGNTKALPNIILGAQSGAYVINQGQKLLDVSDQGINKELFSKEIGNLHSILAGQSDTNKLYNIPFDNADIDGVQYNLKLMKKMFDLIKEGGGKVEENIEIYKKAKESESGKGNPIPEKSIWHALKVKTKGNQNSGNGSTSNNGSLKDIHVTDKTFQSIKELRDLAAKFVDGVEIDESKVTKDTISGEVFSIDYQEDVFNKELHSRIDKNKSIFELETNKNGQPPKVKYNLVTDTTIKDEFKKLWKEWSDTVKRQEKTKEGSLDKKVFQSVKFMANEDKEWGSWNIFRFQSAFSLAASVGAHQNKVSQLTRNHPYFGDDIKEDPKFDLVNAKEDDVFMDSQITPLITKSNTSSNSTTTNNNPGIFHEGGSSIIPINVGNEKLNTGTKKFLKWLYMGENQINTVKEKNWLTLAKTSGYIMPLRSVVNKNTYDDLKKRVEQLEKKLKATQDISKEPEYFNLNMLRSSLLSLNSLLKLEDGKIISKAVVTDDKTAQIIGHISKALINQTERQGYSTTNAEDLVKQFEQIVN from the coding sequence ATGAAAAGAAAATTACTTGGATTATCAGCTATGGCTTTAACTATGACAACTCCATTTATTGCAATTGCATGTACAACTACTAAATCAGACAGAGTTTTATTTTCATTAGCACAAGGTTCTGGATGACCATTAGCTCTATCTTTAAAACCTTTAGTAAACTATTATAATACAACTTTCAAAGACGAAAAAGGTTTTGTTCCTGTTAAATTTAAGTTTGCTGACATTCGTAAAGATGATACAAACGCTGAAGAAGGTCATAAAATTTATGGTGAATTTAAATTAATTAAAAAAGTTAAAGAAGATATGGAAACTGGCAATACAAAAGCATTACCAAACATTATTTTAGGGGCTCAATCTGGAGCTTATGTTATTAACCAAGGACAAAAATTACTAGACGTTTCTGATCAAGGTATCAATAAAGAATTATTTAGTAAAGAAATTGGTAACTTACACTCAATTTTAGCAGGTCAATCTGATACAAATAAACTTTATAATATTCCTTTTGATAATGCAGATATTGATGGAGTTCAATATAATTTAAAATTAATGAAAAAAATGTTTGATTTAATTAAAGAAGGTGGGGGAAAGGTTGAAGAAAATATTGAAATTTATAAAAAGGCTAAAGAATCAGAATCTGGAAAAGGTAACCCTATACCAGAAAAAAGTATATGACATGCATTAAAAGTTAAAACTAAAGGAAATCAAAATAGTGGAAATGGTTCTACATCAAATAATGGTTCATTAAAAGATATTCATGTTACTGATAAGACATTTCAATCTATTAAAGAACTTAGAGACTTAGCAGCTAAGTTTGTCGATGGTGTAGAAATCGATGAAAGTAAGGTCACAAAAGATACTATTTCAGGTGAAGTTTTTTCAATTGATTATCAAGAAGACGTTTTTAATAAGGAATTACATTCTAGAATTGATAAAAATAAATCCATTTTTGAATTAGAAACTAATAAAAATGGACAACCACCTAAAGTTAAATATAACTTAGTTACTGACACTACAATAAAAGATGAATTTAAAAAGTTGTGAAAAGAATGAAGTGATACTGTAAAAAGACAAGAAAAAACAAAGGAAGGATCACTTGATAAAAAAGTATTTCAATCAGTAAAATTCATGGCAAATGAAGACAAAGAATGAGGTTCATGAAATATTTTTAGATTCCAAAGTGCATTTAGTTTAGCAGCATCTGTTGGGGCGCATCAAAATAAAGTTAGTCAATTAACTAGAAATCATCCTTATTTTGGAGATGATATTAAAGAAGATCCTAAATTTGACTTAGTTAACGCTAAAGAAGATGATGTATTTATGGATTCACAAATAACACCTTTAATAACAAAATCTAATACTTCCTCAAATTCTACTACTACAAATAATAATCCAGGTATTTTTCACGAAGGTGGTTCAAGTATTATTCCGATTAATGTTGGTAATGAAAAATTAAACACAGGAACAAAAAAATTCTTAAAATGACTATATATGGGAGAAAATCAAATAAATACAGTTAAAGAAAAAAACTGATTAACTCTTGCAAAAACTTCAGGATATATAATGCCATTAAGAAGTGTTGTTAATAAAAATACTTATGATGATCTTAAGAAAAGAGTTGAACAATTAGAAAAAAAACTAAAGGCTACTCAAGACATTTCTAAAGAACCTGAATACTTCAATCTTAATATGTTAAGATCTTCACTTCTTTCATTAAATTCATTACTAAAATTAGAGGATGGTAAAATTATTTCTAAAGCTGTTGTTACTGATGATAAAACTGCGCAAATAATAGGACACATTTCTAAAGCCTTAATAAATCAAACTGAACGTCAAGGCTATTCAACAACTAACGCTGAAGATCTAGTAAAACAATTTGAACAAATAGTAAATTAA
- a CDS encoding ABC transporter permease subunit, whose translation MKTKIIIKEIIKYLLIALLCLLLLFPLYYLLLQALLSNLSILDKKTYLVIKEWNWSNFLKAFQSNFLKAFGWTILFSTILISIRIIVYSLAIIGLLKMKPVYQKAFLYFFIIISLIPEFSIFLSLKFVLLQINLYTTPIAYVTNAIFSFFNFTYIFNLAKSIETEKSKVMINDNLKWYDKLFYVYLPKMKLGYFLLIIFSFISVWNDYLWPQFILSEKFTNISIWYLTLGREQEASLKNVQAAGAMISILVPLIIYMSFSKKIGRFN comes from the coding sequence ATGAAAACAAAAATAATAATTAAAGAGATTATTAAATACTTATTAATCGCATTGTTGTGTTTGTTGTTATTATTTCCTTTATATTACTTGTTATTACAAGCTTTGCTTTCCAATTTATCAATTCTAGATAAAAAAACTTATCTAGTAATTAAGGAGTGAAATTGGTCTAACTTTTTAAAGGCTTTTCAAAGTAATTTCTTAAAAGCCTTTGGTTGAACTATATTATTTTCAACAATTTTAATTAGTATAAGAATAATTGTATATTCTCTAGCGATTATTGGCTTATTAAAAATGAAACCTGTATATCAAAAAGCTTTTTTATACTTTTTTATAATAATTAGTTTAATTCCTGAGTTTTCTATATTTTTAAGTTTAAAGTTTGTTTTATTACAAATTAATTTATATACAACTCCAATTGCTTATGTTACAAATGCTATTTTTTCATTTTTTAACTTTACATATATTTTTAACTTAGCAAAAAGTATTGAAACTGAAAAATCAAAAGTAATGATAAATGATAATTTAAAATGATATGATAAATTATTTTATGTTTATTTACCTAAAATGAAATTGGGTTATTTCTTATTAATTATTTTTTCATTTATTTCAGTTTGAAATGATTATTTATGACCACAATTTATACTTTCAGAAAAATTTACTAATATTTCTATTTGATATTTAACATTAGGTAGAGAACAAGAAGCAAGTTTAAAAAACGTTCAAGCAGCTGGAGCTATGATTTCAATATTAGTACCATTAATTATTTATATGAGTTTTTCTAAAAAGATTGGTAGATTTAATTAG
- a CDS encoding sugar ABC transporter permease encodes MNKFLLKFKQKDSFNLKLKLKNSLPVLKIVLLMLPLLLLILLFTIIPIFHTFIKSLRFTPNEANRTIYEYNFKNYNNILSDPNFQHAILNSTFVLLFGTGISIILALIFSFIINSLISRTTKSILLSVIYSQFFISGFAIGIAFTNFFGAKNLFFYILGLNQYSFTSGNKRLPIWIYYAIYQIWRSLPFNLILFAAALSRSDYKYKKLMLNDKLTLLQSFRYVYLNELSKVLFSILFTNFIFACLLLPSALLEDNFNVDLNYAHTLTSYTIKYFGWGSSSLWYERGYSAAFFSFSYLVLLLCLILLLRPKTIKSIYKLIKKVILKNRGKYENKNNN; translated from the coding sequence ATGAATAAGTTCTTATTAAAATTTAAACAAAAAGATAGTTTTAATTTAAAACTAAAATTAAAAAACTCACTACCTGTTTTAAAAATAGTTTTATTAATGTTACCTTTATTACTTTTAATTTTATTATTTACAATTATTCCTATTTTTCATACTTTTATAAAATCTTTAAGATTTACACCAAATGAAGCAAATAGAACTATTTATGAATATAATTTTAAAAACTATAATAACATTTTATCTGATCCAAATTTTCAACATGCTATTTTAAATTCAACGTTTGTATTATTATTTGGTACTGGAATTTCAATAATTCTAGCATTAATTTTTAGTTTTATTATTAATTCTTTAATTAGTAGAACTACAAAAAGTATTTTACTATCAGTAATTTATTCTCAATTTTTTATATCAGGATTTGCTATTGGTATTGCTTTTACTAACTTTTTTGGAGCTAAAAACTTATTTTTTTATATATTAGGTTTAAATCAATATAGTTTTACTAGTGGAAATAAGCGTTTACCAATTTGAATTTATTATGCTATTTATCAAATCTGAAGATCATTACCATTTAATTTAATTTTATTTGCAGCAGCTTTATCAAGAAGTGATTATAAATATAAAAAATTAATGTTAAATGATAAATTAACATTACTACAATCATTTAGATATGTTTATTTAAATGAATTATCTAAAGTATTATTTTCAATTTTATTTACTAATTTTATTTTTGCTTGTTTATTATTACCTTCAGCTTTATTAGAAGATAATTTTAATGTAGATTTAAATTATGCTCACACTCTAACAAGTTATACAATTAAGTATTTTGGGTGAGGTTCATCAAGTCTATGATATGAAAGAGGTTATTCAGCGGCATTTTTTAGTTTTTCTTATTTAGTTTTATTATTATGTTTAATTTTATTATTAAGACCAAAAACAATTAAAAGTATTTATAAATTAATTAAAAAAGTTATTTTAAAAAATAGAGGTAAGTATGAAAACAAAAATAATAATTAA
- a CDS encoding ATP-binding cassette domain-containing protein, which translates to MKKPKPNNDNVLIEINDLRFKYHKKQSNYDLLIDHLQIQKNQIISLLGPSGSGKTTLLNLLLGYIKPDKGSIHILNNPKIHEVAYIMQENSVYENTTVFNNVFLSAKNYSKWVEQTYLNYFEKFLNNKELFSKKLIDQFETYKDLINDLNSKTKTKKQAFLKLVFLCLFEKQVKHKFKFLKEIKLKNLFKNEIELISKKLGIDQLLYKNVNQLSGGQKQRVAFAKGIIKKTNLVLLDEPFSALDAKIKESTIDWLIKIKKEFNLSMIIVTHDQQDALKISDQIILLDKGKIQQFSSGEQMYNDPNNLFVAKFIGSPEINFIKTQDDKSYYIRHNKIKVKPNLNGKYQIIDKKSFGDKVHYLINFDKDIKWTLVLNDNSLQVNDLIDLKYNQSDVLVFNKNGNRIYE; encoded by the coding sequence ATGAAAAAACCAAAACCAAATAATGATAATGTTTTAATTGAAATTAATGACTTAAGATTTAAATATCATAAAAAACAATCAAATTATGATTTATTAATAGATCACTTACAAATACAAAAAAACCAAATTATTTCTTTACTAGGACCTTCTGGGAGTGGAAAAACAACTTTATTAAACCTTTTATTAGGATATATTAAACCAGATAAAGGAAGTATTCACATTTTAAATAATCCTAAAATTCACGAAGTTGCTTATATTATGCAAGAAAACTCAGTGTATGAAAATACAACTGTTTTTAATAATGTTTTTTTAAGTGCTAAAAATTATTCAAAATGAGTTGAACAAACATATTTGAATTATTTTGAAAAATTTTTAAATAATAAAGAGTTATTTTCAAAAAAATTAATAGACCAATTTGAAACTTATAAAGATCTTATAAATGATTTAAACTCAAAAACTAAAACAAAAAAACAAGCTTTTTTAAAACTTGTATTTTTATGTTTATTTGAAAAACAAGTAAAACACAAATTTAAGTTTTTAAAAGAAATTAAATTAAAAAATTTATTTAAAAATGAAATAGAATTAATTTCTAAAAAATTAGGTATTGATCAATTATTATATAAAAATGTTAACCAGTTATCTGGTGGTCAAAAACAAAGAGTAGCTTTTGCAAAAGGGATTATTAAAAAAACTAATTTAGTTTTATTAGATGAACCATTTTCAGCACTTGATGCCAAAATTAAAGAATCAACTATTGATTGATTAATAAAGATTAAAAAAGAATTTAATTTAAGTATGATAATTGTTACTCATGACCAACAAGATGCTTTAAAGATTAGTGATCAAATTATTTTACTAGATAAAGGTAAAATCCAACAATTTAGTTCTGGAGAACAAATGTATAATGATCCAAACAACTTGTTTGTTGCAAAATTTATAGGAAGTCCTGAAATTAATTTTATTAAAACACAAGATGATAAAAGTTATTATATAAGACATAATAAAATCAAAGTTAAACCTAATTTAAATGGTAAATATCAAATTATTGATAAAAAAAGTTTTGGAGATAAAGTACATTATTTAATTAACTTTGATAAAGATATTAAATGAACTTTAGTTTTAAATGATAATTCACTACAAGTTAATGATCTAATTGATCTTAAATACAATCAATCTGATGTATTAGTTTTTAATAAGAATGGAAATCGTATTTATGAATAA
- a CDS encoding MFS transporter has translation MDKVTKFFGSIPEFFKRNYVLLILALADVAIMAIPFYMDNFIPNMNANFRLAQSDYSQAGAIYGYVSLPCYILGAWLGDKFRAKSMVVLGIVITGVLGVWYVILPFVPLLAGNTEHVLQGTFRNLMVVQLCIIFAGFAFATCALFWAPLWKLVKNVNTEHLPKELQEKQVGKNNGIQGMLNGLIGLAIALFGTLLLELQNHEILGKVGGENGVSIGFLILISLYAGFIILSALLALFLIKEPKLQEPPSFSVKALISVVKDKTVILLAILVLGVYMLQMGLSSYVNYLKNVFWVPGLAVMLIGLMRTYAMRFMISGWFGKYADKKNSYIPLICIGLLLGMLLVGVGIILPGFGLDNITNDTDPNLKKASTIILQVAAGLNLVVMGAVTWAVVTIRWSPIGTDLRIANEKYAAAVNVVSVIAFTPDAFFKQIRSAIEAKHEMTIIIDGRQSIVADRLGNQLILLVVLGFGLLGLVSGIILHFVLQSRNKWEALESRLQVIESKIKN, from the coding sequence ATGGACAAGGTTACTAAATTTTTTGGAAGTATTCCTGAATTTTTTAAACGTAATTATGTTCTTTTGATTTTAGCTTTAGCCGATGTTGCTATTATGGCTATTCCATTTTATATGGATAATTTTATTCCTAATATGAATGCTAACTTTAGATTAGCTCAATCAGATTATTCACAAGCTGGAGCTATTTATGGTTATGTTTCACTTCCATGTTATATACTTGGAGCTTGATTAGGAGATAAATTTAGAGCCAAATCAATGGTTGTATTAGGTATTGTTATTACTGGAGTTTTAGGAGTTTGGTATGTTATTTTACCATTTGTTCCTTTATTAGCTGGTAATACAGAACATGTTTTACAAGGTACTTTTAGAAATTTAATGGTTGTTCAATTATGTATAATTTTTGCAGGATTTGCTTTTGCAACTTGTGCATTATTTTGAGCACCATTATGAAAACTTGTAAAAAACGTTAACACTGAACATTTACCAAAAGAATTACAAGAAAAACAAGTTGGAAAAAACAATGGTATTCAAGGAATGTTAAATGGGTTAATTGGTTTAGCAATTGCTTTATTTGGTACATTACTTTTAGAATTACAAAACCATGAGATTTTAGGTAAAGTTGGTGGAGAAAACGGAGTTTCAATAGGATTTTTAATTTTAATTTCTTTATATGCTGGATTTATTATTCTTTCAGCACTATTAGCTTTATTTTTAATTAAAGAACCTAAATTACAAGAACCACCAAGCTTTTCAGTTAAAGCTTTGATAAGTGTTGTTAAAGATAAAACTGTAATCTTATTAGCTATTTTAGTTTTAGGAGTTTACATGTTACAAATGGGGCTATCTTCATATGTAAACTATTTAAAAAACGTGTTCTGAGTTCCTGGATTAGCTGTTATGTTAATTGGGTTAATGAGAACATATGCTATGAGATTTATGATTTCAGGATGATTTGGTAAATATGCTGATAAGAAAAATTCTTATATTCCACTAATTTGTATAGGTTTATTACTTGGTATGTTATTAGTTGGAGTTGGAATAATTTTACCTGGATTTGGATTAGATAATATTACAAATGATACAGATCCAAATCTAAAAAAAGCTTCAACTATTATATTACAAGTTGCAGCTGGATTAAATTTAGTTGTAATGGGAGCTGTTACTTGAGCTGTTGTTACAATTAGATGATCTCCAATTGGAACTGATTTAAGAATTGCAAATGAAAAATATGCAGCAGCAGTTAATGTTGTTAGTGTTATTGCCTTTACTCCAGATGCATTCTTTAAACAAATTAGATCAGCAATTGAAGCAAAACACGAAATGACTATTATTATTGATGGAAGACAAAGTATTGTTGCTGATAGACTTGGTAACCAATTAATTTTATTAGTAGTTTTAGGATTTGGTTTACTTGGTTTAGTTTCTGGAATTATCCTGCATTTTGTTTTACAATCAAGAAATAAATGAGAAGCTTTAGAATCAAGACTACAAGTTATTGAAAGCAAAATTAAGAACTAA
- the recD2 gene encoding SF1B family DNA helicase RecD2 translates to MEEQIKIRGYLSKFLYKSDSWALAIFTSENNPNKTIKIKGEISDLKPKILYELVGKQTSHIKYGTSFEVSSFTLASINTEQQIINFLKSDVFPGIGNLTASKIAKLYSKNFIQEILNNKEQFFQIKDISKDKLELIYNKIKQINEQNFLRIEFINHNLNLKILDKLKKFTDDENEIKQILTNNWFEFSFKHELGLMQDIDKIFLYFNNNDINNLTRISYWHLYACNEILFNLGDSYTYKNYLFKKVSDLIKINDLDLLNNGLDYAIKNELLVLKNEKIYTYESFNDELIISEVLVNNHLKTNDIDDDLLTSYINQIQLNTQIKDFKYDQDQVLALKNFIKHKISIITGGPGTGKTTIIKAIVELFKKVYHSSNYAICTPTGRAAAKIRENFTESHATTIHKLLGYEKDNKFSVNKYHPLDYDLLILDECSMIDARLFSQFLSSINNAKKIVLIGDVDQLASVGYGNVFYDIINSKIICTTNLINIHRQSFNNGIIDLAYMIKNDNLDLNKLQNLDNVEFFFNKDKQACLEYLKTVYSKTINQTKNIQVISPVYADILGIENLNNFIQYNFNQNILDTNNVYDRLRFRYAVNDKVMYLKNDSELNLSNGDIGYICQINKNNNKFNSAIINFNNNLFEFTSEQFDEINLSYCCSVHKTQGSEYDQVILVLQDTLFSSFLNKKLLYTAITRAKKQLVVIGDFDLFIKASKKNARIRKTTLVEHILNKLNN, encoded by the coding sequence ATGGAAGAACAAATAAAAATCAGAGGTTATTTATCTAAGTTTTTATACAAATCAGATTCTTGAGCTTTAGCTATTTTTACAAGTGAAAATAATCCTAATAAAACTATAAAAATTAAAGGTGAAATTAGTGATTTAAAACCAAAAATTTTATATGAATTAGTAGGAAAACAAACAAGTCATATTAAATATGGAACAAGTTTTGAAGTAAGTAGTTTTACTTTAGCAAGTATTAATACAGAACAACAAATTATTAACTTTTTAAAATCTGATGTTTTTCCAGGAATTGGTAATTTAACAGCTAGTAAAATAGCTAAACTTTATTCAAAAAACTTTATACAAGAAATTTTAAATAATAAAGAGCAGTTTTTTCAAATCAAAGATATTAGTAAAGATAAATTAGAATTAATTTATAATAAAATCAAACAAATTAATGAACAAAACTTTTTAAGAATTGAATTTATTAATCATAATTTGAACTTAAAAATACTAGATAAACTAAAAAAGTTTACTGATGATGAAAATGAAATAAAACAAATTCTAACTAATAATTGGTTTGAATTTAGTTTTAAACATGAACTTGGTTTAATGCAAGATATTGATAAGATATTTTTATATTTTAATAATAATGATATTAATAATTTAACTAGAATTAGTTATTGACATTTATATGCTTGTAATGAAATTTTATTTAATTTAGGAGATAGTTATACTTATAAAAACTACTTATTTAAAAAAGTTTCTGATTTAATAAAAATTAATGATTTAGATTTATTAAATAATGGTTTAGATTATGCTATTAAAAATGAATTATTAGTTTTAAAAAATGAAAAGATTTATACTTATGAATCATTTAATGATGAATTAATAATTAGTGAAGTTTTAGTTAATAATCATTTAAAGACTAATGATATTGATGATGATTTATTAACTAGTTATATTAATCAAATTCAACTAAATACACAAATTAAAGATTTTAAATATGACCAAGATCAAGTTTTAGCTTTAAAAAACTTTATTAAACATAAAATCAGTATTATAACTGGAGGACCTGGAACTGGTAAAACAACAATTATTAAAGCAATAGTTGAATTGTTTAAAAAAGTTTATCATTCTAGTAATTATGCAATTTGTACACCAACTGGAAGAGCAGCTGCAAAAATTAGAGAAAACTTTACAGAAAGTCATGCAACAACTATTCATAAACTTTTAGGTTATGAAAAAGACAATAAATTTAGTGTTAATAAATATCATCCACTAGATTATGATTTATTAATACTTGATGAGTGTTCAATGATCGATGCTCGCTTATTTTCTCAGTTTTTATCTTCAATAAATAATGCTAAAAAAATTGTTTTGATTGGTGATGTTGATCAGTTAGCAAGTGTTGGGTATGGAAATGTTTTTTATGATATTATTAATTCTAAAATTATTTGTACTACTAATTTAATAAACATTCATCGTCAAAGTTTTAATAATGGAATTATTGATCTAGCTTATATGATAAAAAATGATAATTTAGATCTAAACAAATTACAAAACTTAGATAATGTAGAGTTTTTCTTTAATAAAGATAAACAAGCTTGTTTAGAGTATTTAAAAACAGTTTATAGTAAAACTATTAATCAAACAAAAAATATTCAAGTGATTTCTCCAGTTTATGCTGATATTTTAGGAATTGAAAATTTAAATAATTTTATTCAATATAACTTTAATCAAAATATTTTAGATACTAATAATGTTTATGATAGATTAAGATTTAGATATGCTGTTAATGATAAAGTTATGTATTTAAAAAATGATAGTGAATTAAATTTATCAAATGGTGATATTGGATATATTTGTCAAATTAATAAAAATAATAATAAATTTAATTCAGCTATTATTAACTTTAATAACAACTTGTTTGAATTTACAAGTGAACAATTTGATGAAATTAATTTAAGTTATTGTTGTAGTGTACATAAAACTCAAGGTAGTGAATATGATCAAGTAATTTTAGTTTTACAAGATACTTTATTTAGTAGTTTTTTAAATAAAAAACTTTTATATACAGCTATTACTAGAGCAAAAAAACAACTAGTAGTGATTGGTGATTTTGACTTATTTATAAAAGCAAGTAAAAAAAATGCAAGAATTAGAAAAACTACTTTAGTTGAACATATTTTAAATAAATTAAATAATTAG